GACTGGTCCTGCAACGAATCGCCTTTCGCGAGTCCTCTCTGGTACTCAAGATTCTGACCCGGACCCACGGCAAACACACCTTCATGGCCCGAGGCGTCCGCAGCGACCACCGCGATGGACGCCGAGGGGCACTTGCCGGTTTTCATACCCTTGAGGTCGAAGGAAGCGCCCGCGGCACCACGGCCATGCTCACCCTGAGACGGGCGGAGATCACCACGGCCCGACACCATCTGCCCCATCGAGCCCCGGCCCTGGGGGCCGCCCAGATCCTTCAGGAAACCATCATCCGCCTGATTCCGGAGGCCGACCCCTGTAGCGACATTTTCGATCTGGCGGTTTCATGTCTGGACCTTTTGAATGCCGGCGGCCCCCCACTCCTCACGCTTTCCCACGGTCTGGGAAGGATGATTCATCTGCTGGGCCATGGCTGGCGACTCGATGGTTGCGCCGGGTGCGGCGACCTTGAGAATGTGGCGTTTTTCTCGGTGAAAAGGCAACAAATGGTCTGCCGTCGCTGCGGCGCCCCGTATGCGGACCGTCTGCTCCCCCTCACAGCCCCGGTCCTGAGGGCGATGAACCGCCTCGACTGGCCTCCCGCCTACGAAACGATGTCGCTGGAAGAAGCGGAATGGTTCTACCGGATTGTCGTCAACTGTCTGGCCCGCATCACGGGTGGACCTCTGTTGACCGATGGCCCCTTTCGAGCGATGATGGAATCGAAACGAAGATTGAAAGAACAAAAAGGTCCGGAAGCGTGTCCTTGAGGATTGCGACCGTTACGGTTCACCCACGGGATCTTCCATCCGGCAACTTATTTTCATCCAAGGCGCAAACCGATGATCGACAAGGAACTCCTGGAAATACTCGTGTGTCCCCAATGCAAGGGAGAGCTGGTATTGCTTTCGAAGAAGGATGAACTGGCATGCCGCTCCGATCACCTGGCCTATCCCATCCGCAACGGTATCCCCGTCATGCTCATCGACGAGGCCCGACGAATGGAGGAGGATGAGCCGATTCAAGGATCCTGAAACCGGACACCACCGCAACCACCAGGCCCGAGAACTGGCAGTGGTGTCATAATGATGATTTTCTTTCCGGCATGGTAGGTGAAACAGAGGATTGTCCATGACGACAACGACGTTTGACACCTTGGAATTTGCCGAAAAATTGAAAGCCGCCGGTTTTACCGATGAACAGGCAAGGGCGCAGGCGCGCGCACTTTCGAAGGCCATGGAATCCAAAGGGTTGGCAACCAAGGTTGATTTGAAGGATCTTGAATACCGGCTCACCATCACACTTGGGAGACTCATGATTGCGGGATTCGGTGCATTGGCAACCATCATCAAAATGCATTGATCGTCCAACAGCAGCCCACCGTGCGGCGACCCTGGAGGATGTTCTGGCCAGATACCGATGATCCGTTTCCTCATCGCCTTCCGGTGTCACATCAGCCCTTTTTCTCCATCTTTCCCGGTTCGACGCACCGCGGCATCCGCAGTTGGAACAGCGCCCCTTCCTGGGGGGGGCAACCGCAAGAAATGGAACCACCCAGGGTCTGGGTGACCAGATTGTAGACGATGTGCATTCCCAAACCACTCCCGCCGTGGTCCCGTCGGGTGGTATAGAAGGGTTCGAAAATACGCCGACACGTCTCCTCGGACATGCCCTGACCATTGTCCCGATAGGTGAGATGCACCCACTCTGCTTCCGTGACCACGGTCATGGAAATCGTCCCATCGTCACCAGGCTTGAAGCCGTGAATGCGGGAGTTGCCTACCAGATTGATCACGATTTGGGAAAGTGCCCCCGGATAGCTGGTCATTTCCAGATCTTCCGGGCAATGAACATTGACCGAAATCCGGGTCTGGCGAAGATCATGTTGCAGGGTCAAGATTGCCGATTCGATGTATTCTCGCACCTTGAAGGTGCGAAGCTGCTCGCTGGACTGATCCACCGCCACGGCCTTGAAACTGCGTACCAGATCCGCGGCCCGTTCCAGATTGCCGCGAATCAGACTGGCCAGTCTCCGGTTCGAGGCGATGAAGGCGTCGAGATCCTCCTCGGAGATGCCATCCCCTCGGACCATGCGTTCAAAAGCCAGGGTGCGCTCTTCCAACTCGGAAGCGGCGGTGACCCCGATGCCTACCGGAGTGTTGATTTCATGGGCCACGCCCGCCACCATGGTGCCCAATCCAGCCATTTTTTCCGACTGGATCAGTTCGGAATAAAGACGCTTCTCCTCGGTGATGTTGGCAATCAGCCCGACAAAGGAAGGGGTTCCCTTCATCACCATGCGATTGAGGGCGATACGGATCGGAAAAAGAGTGCCATCCCGGCGCATCGCTTCGGCCTCGAAAGGCAGCCCCTCCAGCAGGGGGTTGTTCACTTTTTCCTGGATCTGTCCAATCTCGGTTCGATAAATCTCTCTGTGTTCGAGCGGCACCAGATCCTCTACCGGGTGGCCGAGGATTTCTTCCCTGGTGTAGCCGAAGAGTTGTTCTGAGGCGACGTTAAATTCCAGGATCACCCCGGCATCGTCGGCGACGACGATGCCGAAGGGTGATTTTTCGATGATGGTGCGTTTTTGTTCCTCGCTGAGGCGAAGGGAGTGTTCGGCCTGGTATCGTTCCTGTCGGTCGCGATGTCCCTCGATGATTCGGGCGCAGGTGGCACGCAGAGGCTCCAACGCAGTGATGACCCCTGCATCATAGCCGTTGGGCCGGTCCGCCAGGCCGATGATGCCCACGACTTTCTCTCCCCGCATGACGGGCAATCCCAGAAAGGCATTCAGCGAAGGCTGTCCTTCCGGGAGACCGCAATCCTGGGGATCGTTGATCGGGGTATTGACGATGACGGGCTTGCCTGTCCAGTAGGGTTTGGCATAGGGACCCTGAATATGCTCGAAGCTCAGTGCCCCAGCCTGATGCAGGACGTGGTAGCGCTGTCGCGTCGTCTCGTCCCTGGCGATGTTGGCAGTGGCCAGTAAGTGCAGGAAGACCTCTCCCCGCTCGTCATGCCGCACCTCGTTCATGAAGCCGATGGAACTGCCGGTCAGACGCAGCAGGTCGAGCAGCATTGCCTCGAAGATTTGTCGGGAATCGGTCCCTTCGATAAAACGGGATTGCATCCGGTTGACGCAATCGACCTGCAACTGAAGGCGGTCGCGGGCTTCGCGAAGGGCCTCGGTCAGTTCTTGATGTTCGGTGACATCCAGGCACATGCCGATGGCCCGCGTCACCTCGCCGGAACTTTCGGCAAAAAAGTCGGCCATGACCTCGACATGGCGCCAGCGTCCCTCTTCGCCCTGGATCCGGTAACGATGCCAAAGACGTCCGGATTGGGTGACGGCCCCGGTCATGACGCGAATCGCTTCCTCCCGG
The Magnetococcales bacterium DNA segment above includes these coding regions:
- the recO gene encoding DNA repair protein RecO; translated protein: MRITDQGLVLQRIAFRESSLVLKILTRTHGKHTFMARGVRSDHRDGRRGALAGFHTLEVEGSARGTTAMLTLRRAEITTARHHLPHRAPALGAAQILQETIIRLIPEADPCSDIFDLAVSCLDLLNAGGPPLLTLSHGLGRMIHLLGHGWRLDGCAGCGDLENVAFFSVKRQQMVCRRCGAPYADRLLPLTAPVLRAMNRLDWPPAYETMSLEEAEWFYRIVVNCLARITGGPLLTDGPFRAMMESKRRLKEQKGPEACP
- a CDS encoding Trm112 family protein → MDKELLEILVCPQCKGELVLLSKKDELACRSDHLAYPIRNGIPVMLIDEARRMEEDEPIQGS
- a CDS encoding DUF1640 domain-containing protein, whose product is MTTTTFDTLEFAEKLKAAGFTDEQARAQARALSKAMESKGLATKVDLKDLEYRLTITLGRLMIAGFGALATIIKMH
- a CDS encoding PAS domain S-box protein, which translates into the protein MPAFSSSIVDFSSLMPHGYCLLWDPSLLWLHVLSDLAIGLAYFLIPAVIGYFLARRRDNSFGMILFLFAAFILACGTTHFMNALTVWKPFYWEAGVVKLITAIVSILTAVVLFPKIPKILALPSLEATLKKLEHAYVVLRENQTRLKLAMEAGKAGTWEWDCQSGRVQWDETMQAIFGLTPGSFDGTLQHWWQRIHPGDREEAIRVMTGAVTQSGRLWHRYRIQGEEGRWRHVEVMADFFAESSGEVTRAIGMCLDVTEHQELTEALREARDRLQLQVDCVNRMQSRFIEGTDSRQIFEAMLLDLLRLTGSSIGFMNEVRHDERGEVFLHLLATANIARDETTRQRYHVLHQAGALSFEHIQGPYAKPYWTGKPVIVNTPINDPQDCGLPEGQPSLNAFLGLPVMRGEKVVGIIGLADRPNGYDAGVITALEPLRATCARIIEGHRDRQERYQAEHSLRLSEEQKRTIIEKSPFGIVVADDAGVILEFNVASEQLFGYTREEILGHPVEDLVPLEHREIYRTEIGQIQEKVNNPLLEGLPFEAEAMRRDGTLFPIRIALNRMVMKGTPSFVGLIANITEEKRLYSELIQSEKMAGLGTMVAGVAHEINTPVGIGVTAASELEERTLAFERMVRGDGISEEDLDAFIASNRRLASLIRGNLERAADLVRSFKAVAVDQSSEQLRTFKVREYIESAILTLQHDLRQTRISVNVHCPEDLEMTSYPGALSQIVINLVGNSRIHGFKPGDDGTISMTVVTEAEWVHLTYRDNGQGMSEETCRRIFEPFYTTRRDHGGSGLGMHIVYNLVTQTLGGSISCGCPPQEGALFQLRMPRCVEPGKMEKKG